The DNA window AAAATAAAGATCAAAGATATAATCGCTAAGATCATAATGTGACCTGCAGTAATGTTAGCAAAAAGTCGCATCATTAAAGCGAAAGGCTTTGTAAAGATCCCGATGATTTCAATTGGAACCATAATTGGGTACAATAATAGAGGAACTGGTGGCATAAAAATATGCTTCCAATAGTCTTTATTAGCACTGAACAAAGTAATTAATAAAGTAATAACAGCTAAAACTGCAGTAATTGCGATGTTACCTGTAAGGTTCGATCCACCTGGAAAGAATGGAACTAATCCAAAAAGGTTATTAAACCAGATAAAGAAAAATGCGGTTAATAGGTAAGGCATATATCTTTTATATTTCACTGATCCAATATTTGGTATCGCTACTTCATCTCTGATAAATACGATTACAGGCTCCATTATTTTCCCAAAACCTTTTGGAAGCTGAGATTTTTTATAATTTCTCGCCATGCTGATAAATACAACCAACATAAAGATCACTGACAAGAACATTGATGCGGCATTCTTTGTAATTGACAGATCGAAATAAACATCGCTTGATTTTTGTTTTCCACTTATTAAAGCAAACAAAGTTGCTTTTTGAATTCCTTTAGTAGAAACAACCTGTCCTTCTTCTAATGTATACCCATCGTGTTCATGACCATGAGCAATATTGCTTGAAAGGAAAGTATGCCATCCTTCATTATCCTTAATAATTATTGGCAATGGAACAGAAACATGATGCTCTTCTCCATTATCATCTTTGGTAGTCCATAAATGCCATTCGTTAGAATCACCAATGTGTTCCATGATCATTTTGGTAGCATTAAAGCCCTTTTCTGCTTCTGTATGCTCTACTTTTTCAGCTGCCTTCTCACCTTCAGATTCATGTTGTGCATTAGCTAAACCACTAATAAACACAAATAAAAATGCGAAAAATAATGAAGAAATTTTTCTGTTCATATCTCTTTTTTAATCGTGTGCAAATATATCGATTTTATTAAACTTTACCAATATTAAAAATTGATTTTTATCATCAAAAAAGTCAAGATTTGTTAATCAGTTTTATTATAGATAAATATATAAGGAAAGAAGCGATGATAAAGCAAATCACAATAAACAAAAAATCGGCTTTTGTTTTATCAATTATTAGTAAAGAAATAATAAGCCATACAACATCTTTGGAAAGGTTAACCACAAGAAATTTCATTCCTGCATCCGGTTTACCATACAAATATCTTTTAAACAGTATGTAGACTATACTGTTAAGGACTATTATTAAAAGTACAATAATGAGGCTATTCCAAATATTCATTTTGCAAAAATATAATTATAATTTATTAAGCAAAATAAATCTCTGTCCTCTATATAATATATATTATTAAAAATTCCTTATTTTTGCAGACTATAATTTACAATCAATATGTTTAATAGTTTACAGGATAAATTAGACAAAGCGCTTCATAATCTTTCCGGACGTGGAAAAATTACAGAAATCAATGTCGCGGAAACCGTAAAAGAAATTCGTAGAGCATTGGTAGATGCCGATGTTAATTATAAAGTAGCAAAAGATCTTACTAAAAGAGTTCAGGATAAAGCTTTAGGAGAGAATGTTCTTACTTCTCTTACCCCGGGGCAGTTGATGACTAAAATTGTTCATGACGAATTAGTCGACTTGATGGGTGGATCTCAGGAAGGCATTAATCTTTCTGGGAAACCTTCAGTAATTCTTATTGCGGGTCTTCAGGGTTCTGGTAAAACTACGTTTTCCGGGAAACTAGCTAATTATTTAAATACTAAAAAGAATAAAAAACCTTTATTGGTAGCATGTGACGTTTATCGTCCGGCTGCGATCGATCAGCTTAAAGTTTTAGGGGGTCAGATCGGAGTTCCTGTTTTCACAGAAGAAGGTTCTACAAACCCTTCTACAATTGCTGAAAATGCGATCAATTTTGCAAAAGCAAACGGCCACGATGTTGTAATCGTGGATACAGCAGGACGTTTGGCTATTGATGAGCAGATGATGAATGAGATCAAGTCTGTTCATTATTTCATCAAGCCTCAGGAAACATTATTTGTTGTTGACTCCATGACCGGTCAGGATGCCGTAAATACAGCAAAAGCATTTAATGAGGCTCTGAATTTTGATGGTGTTGTCCTTACCAAATTAGATGGTGATACAAGAGGGGGTGCTGCTTTAACGATCCGTTCTGTGGTTGAAAAACCAATCAAATTTATTTCTACAGGAGAGAAAATGGAGGCTTTAGATCTTTTCTACCCGGAAAGGATGGCTGACAGAATCTTAGGAATGGGAGATGTTGTTTCCCTAGTTGAAAGAGCTCAGGAGCAATTTGATGAAGAAGAAGCTAAAAAACTTCATAAAAAAATTGCTAAAAATGAATTTGGTTTTGATGACTTCTTGAAGCAAATTAACCAGATCAAGAAGATGGGTAATATGAAAGATTTAATGGGGATGATTCCAGGAGTTGGAAAGGCAATTAAAGATGTTGAGATCAGCGACGATGCATTCAAACATATTGAGGCGATCATCTACTCTATGACTCCGGATGAAAGAAGAAGACCTTCTATTATTAATACACAGAGAAAACAAAGAATTGCCAGAGGTGCGGGAAGAAAGATTGAGGATGTAAACCAATTGATGAAGCAATTTGATCAAATGGGTAAAATGATGAAGATGATGCAAGGCCCTCAAGGAAAGCAGATGATGCAGATGATGAGCAAAATGCCAAACATGCCGGGAATGGGTGGTATGATGGGGAAATAGTGAATATAAAAATAATAAGACATAAAAAAACTCTCAGAAATTCTGAGAGTTTTTATTTTATTTGAATTTATATCCCAATCCGATCTGGAAGAAATTCATCTTCAATTTTTCATCCTGTACAGGATTTTTGATCATATTTGTTAGTCCGAAACTATAACGTGCATCTACAAATAATCCTTTGTATACATTGTAATCAGCACCGAAGAAAAGTCCAAAATCTGTAGATTTTAAATTATCATTGAAAGCTCTTTCAAGATATTCTTCACCCTCGTTGATTCCCTGAGGGTTGGCCATTGCTCCACTTACTTTAATTTTTGCCGTCGTATTGGTTTTAAAACTCACATAAGGACCTGCATAAATTCCTAATTCCGGAGTTGCATAATATCTTGCTGATACAGGAATTACAATTCTATTAAAATTTAAATTTTCAGTTACTGTAACCCCACCAGGCAGTGACACTTTTGCCTTTCCTCCTAAATTTGCATATTGTACTTCTCCCTGAACAGCAAATTTATTATTAAATTTATGCTCAACTAAAGCTCCAATATAAAATCCAGATTTTGATTTTAAGCCTCCTTCAATCTCCTCAAATTCAATATCATTGTCATTAGAATTTAATTTTGATAAAGCATAACCAGCTTTTACTCCAAATTTAGTCTGCGCATTCATACTCGCAAAAAAAGCCAATGCTGATGCTAATAAGATTTTTTTCATGTTCGATTGATTTTAAAATTTTAGTTTTATTTATAACAAAAAGACCTAAGCAAGCTTAAGTCTTTTTATATTTAATGTACTTTGTTAATTACTTAGCAAAAACATATTTAACTCCGAAAGTTACAGAAGATAAGTTCAATCCGAAGTTATAGTTGTTAGTAGCATCACCGTCTTTTGGCTTATAATTGCTGTAACCAAACTCTCCGATTGTAGCTTCGATAGACCAGTTTTTGTTTAAGAAATAATCTAAACCTGGCTTCACAGTAACACCAATTTTAGTGTATTTAGCTTCAGTAGAAGTTGAGTTTGTAACTGTAGTAGAACCTGAAGTAGTTACTGAATTGTTTTCAGTTTCAGTTTTCCCAAACTGCATTGGTACTGCTAATTGTCCGAAAATATATAATTTATCAGATAAAGTCCAATATTTTCTTACGAAAGGAGCAACAACAAAAGCTGGTTTTTTAACAATGCTTTCAGTTACATTTACAGCACCTGGCAATGCTAAAGTCGTTGTTTGAGTAGTTTTTTCAGTCTGGTATCCAACTCCAACTCCAACTGCTAAGTTTGTTCCAACAAAATATCCAACTGTAGGTAATACATTGAAGTTTTCTTTTTTGTAGTTACCATTGTCGCTTTCTTCTTGAGAATAACCAACAGATCCTGATAAATATGCAGTTCCTTTTGCAATCTGAGCATTAGATAAACCGAAAAGTGCAATAGCACTCGCTAATAATAATTTTTTCATTTTAAAAAATTTTAATACTTTCTTAGAGCAAATTTACAGCGGGGTACCTTAATATTAAAATTTGTTAATATGATTAATATCACTCACAAAAATCAATGCTTTATAATAATAAAATGCAGCTGAGAGGGACTTTTAAGTTTTTCACAATATTTTGAATAAAAAAACTCCAATTATGCAATTGGAGTTAAGAAACCTTAATATTTCTTAAAATTTATCTAAGGTAGAAATTGTAACCAATATTTACAGCTCCTATAGTCCAGCTTGTTCTATACCAGCCATAATCACGTCTGTTACTAATGCTTTGGTACCCTATATACAATTCTCCTTTAGACATTTGATAACCAAATTTTGGCTGAGCATAAAATCCGCCATCGATACCATCTTTTAAAGAAATTGCATATCCAAGATCTAATCCTACAAAAATAGGAGCCCCTGAAAACTTATACTTTCCAGAAACAGCCACTGGAATAAATCCAAAATCATCAAAGTTGTCTTTCCCAAAGAAATGAGAGTATCCAGAAGCAACACCCAGGTCGAAACCTTTTGCAATATTCCACATATAAGATGCGTCCACACCTAAAGTAAATGATGAAACATCACTGGCATCAGCTACAGGAATCCCAATATGCCCCCCTAGTTTAAAACCTTCTTGTGCATGAACAGCACTCCCTAGTAGCGCAAAAGCGCCCAATAATAATAGTTTTTTCATTTTTAAATAGTTTTGATTGATACTGCAAAATTAACATTTATTTTTAATTTCAAAACCAGTAAAAACACGGATAAAAAAACCACTTACTTAATAAGTGGTTCAAATTATAATATTATAAGCTTCTTTTTTCTTGACTTTTTCGATTTACTGAACTATTCTTTATTTGGAAAACCATCATTCTTTTAATCTCTTAACCTTTTATCCTCTTCATTGTAAGCAAGAATAATTTTTCTCACAACCGGATGTCTTACCACATCTTCTTCAGTAAGATGTACAAAACCTATTTCATTGACTCCATGAAGAATTCGCATGGCTTCTTTTAGTCCAGATTGTTGGTTTCTTGGTAAATCTATCTGAGTTGGATCTCCCGTAATAATGAATTTAGCATTCATTCCCATTCTGGTAAGAAACATCTTCATTTGAGCATGTGTTGTATTTTGTGCTTCATCCAAAATAACGAAGGCGTCGTCCAGCGTTCTACCTCTCATAAAAGCTAATGGAGCCACTTCAATTACTTTTTTCTCCATAAAACCTTCCAGTTTCTCATGAGGAATCATATCTCTAAGAGCATCATATAATGGCTGTAAATAGGGATCAAGCTTTTCTTTCAGATCTCCTGGTAAAAAACCTAAACTCTCCCCTGCTTCTACTGCGGGTCTGGTAAGAATAATTCTTTTAACTTCTTTATCTCTTAAAGCCCTCGCTGCTAAAGCGACACTGGTATATGTTTTACCAGTCCCGGCAGGTCCTATAGCAAAAACCATATCTTTTTTCTCTGTCTCTTTTACAAGTTTTTTAAGATTAGTGGTTTTAGCTTTTATTACTTTACCATTAACTCCTTTTACGATAATATCCTGATCAAAGATCAAATGTTTTTCGTTCTCGTCCTTAATATTAAGAAGGTTTTCAACATCCTTAAGTTCAATAGAATTATTTTTTGAAATAAATTTAACAATATCATCAAGTTTTTGTCTAAATATATCTAAAGCTTCCTGATTTCCTTTTGCCAAGATATAATGATCTCTACCAGTAATTTTAAGGGTTGGAAAGCTGGATTTTAATAAATTGAAATATTGGTTATTAACTCCATAGAAGATTTTCACATCGATATCTTCCAAATCATATGTTAATTCAAACATGTAAGCATTTTTTTATTAGATCTAAATTTAGAGTTTTTTTTCAAACTTGTATTAATTTTGTTAGTAACAATTTTCATCTCAAGGGCTTTAAGACACAATTGCTTAACCCTTAATTAAATAAAATACATTTTCATTCTAAATTTATTGAAAATAAATACAAATTTAAGTTTGTCGTTATATTTCCAAGTATCAAAATAACAGTTTTCATATTGTATCTGGGATTCATCTAATTTTAGAGATCAGCCCTGTTTTAGATGGCAGCTATATAATCAAATCGCCTTGCAGTTACTCTTTTTATTATTTTTTATGAGTTGTAAACACCCGATTTTCCTTTATTTTAAATAAATTTGCAAGACTAGTATTATTCCACAACTACAAAAATGTCAATTATCACGCTTACTTCGGATTTCGGAAATTTAGATTACAGGGTTTCAGCTGTGAAAGGCAAGATTCTTTCTCTAAATCCTGAGGTTAACATTATTGATATTACCCACGAAATTCAGGCATACAATCTTATACAGACTTCATATATCGTAAGAAATGCTTATAAACATTTTCCTAAAGGAACCATTCATATCGTATCTGTAGACAGCTTTTATCACAAATCACGAAGAAATATTTTATACAAGGCAGATGGTTCTTACTTTTTAGCAGCCGACAATGGCCTATTAAGTCTTGTATTTTTTGATATTAAACCTGAGGCTATTTATGAGATTACTTTAAATAACAGGTTTGATGATGTTATTAATTTTACTTCTACAGATATTTTTGTGCCGGCAGCAGTACATTTGGCTAACGGGGGCCTTCCAGAAGTGATCGGTAGAAAAATAAAAAATGTAAAAGAACTTTTATTTCCAAAACCGGTCTATAACGAGGCTGAAAAAATGATTATTGGCGAGGTCATGTACATTGATAATTTCGGAAATATAATATCAAATATCAGCAAGGATTTTTTTGAAGCAGCAGGTAAAGGACATGAGAACTTTACGATCAAATTCAGGAATTTAAGTCTTTCAAAAGTATTTTCAAGTCACACTGAGGTTGTTTCAGATTGGGAAAGGGAGACTGAATTTCACGGACAGTCAGCAGCTATTTTTAATGACAGTCAACTGTTGGAGCTTACCATTTATAAAGGAAGCAAAAAAAATGGTGCAAAAAGTTTGTTTGGATTAAATGTTGGCGGTAATATTTACATAGAATTTCTGTAAAATTATATATTCCGTAAAAAAACCGATTTTTTTTATATATTTGTCAAAATCTAAAAAATAAAAATGGCAGAGTACAAATTATTGCTTCCTTCCATGGGAGAAGGTGTTATGGAAGCTACAATTATCACTTGGTTATTCAATGAGGGTGATCATGTGAAGGAGGATGATTCCGTAGTAGAAATTGCAACAGATAAGGTAGATTCAGACGTTCCGACACCAGTTTCGGGAAAAATTATAAAAATCTTAAAGCAAAAGGATGAAGTTGCTAAAGTTGGTGAAGCCATTGCTATTTTAGAAATTGAAGGAGAAGGCGGAAATACAGCTGAAGAAGTTAAAACTGAAACTCCAGCTTCTGCTCCGGATACACAAGTTTTAAAAACAATTGAAGAACCGTTGAAAACGGGGAATTCTAATGTTGAATTTTCAGGAGACCTTTACTTATCTCCACTTGTAAAATCAATTGCACAACAAGAAAATATTTCAGAATCTGAACTAAAATCCATTAAAGGAAGTGGTTTAGAAGGAAGAATTACCAAAGAAGATATATTATCATATGTAAGTAACAGAGGTAGCCAGCCTCAGGCAGCACCAGTTCAGCAAGCTATTTCAGCTCCACAGCCAGTTGCTACAACTCCTGTTGTTACTCCAATCTCAGTTTCAGTAGGTGATGAGATCATTCCAATGGACAGAATGAGAAAAATCATTGCTGAGAACATGGTAAAAGCAAAACATATTGCGCCGCATGTTACTTCTTTCATTGAAACAGACGTTACCAACGTTGTAAAATGGAGAAATAAACATAAGGATCTATTCGAAAAGCGCGAAGGTGAAAAACTTACTTTCATGCCTATTTTTGTTAAAGCAATTGTAAAAGCAATCCAGGACTATCCAATGATCAATGTTTCTGTAAATGGAGATAATATCATTAAAAAGAAAAACATCAATATTGGTATGGCTACGGCACTTCCTGATGGAAA is part of the Chryseobacterium paludis genome and encodes:
- a CDS encoding porin family protein, giving the protein MKKILLASALAFFASMNAQTKFGVKAGYALSKLNSNDNDIEFEEIEGGLKSKSGFYIGALVEHKFNNKFAVQGEVQYANLGGKAKVSLPGGVTVTENLNFNRIVIPVSARYYATPELGIYAGPYVSFKTNTTAKIKVSGAMANPQGINEGEEYLERAFNDNLKSTDFGLFFGADYNVYKGLFVDARYSFGLTNMIKNPVQDEKLKMNFFQIGLGYKFK
- a CDS encoding SAM hydrolase/SAM-dependent halogenase family protein, which gives rise to MSIITLTSDFGNLDYRVSAVKGKILSLNPEVNIIDITHEIQAYNLIQTSYIVRNAYKHFPKGTIHIVSVDSFYHKSRRNILYKADGSYFLAADNGLLSLVFFDIKPEAIYEITLNNRFDDVINFTSTDIFVPAAVHLANGGLPEVIGRKIKNVKELLFPKPVYNEAEKMIIGEVMYIDNFGNIISNISKDFFEAAGKGHENFTIKFRNLSLSKVFSSHTEVVSDWERETEFHGQSAAIFNDSQLLELTIYKGSKKNGAKSLFGLNVGGNIYIEFL
- the atpB gene encoding F0F1 ATP synthase subunit A; the encoded protein is MNRKISSLFFAFLFVFISGLANAQHESEGEKAAEKVEHTEAEKGFNATKMIMEHIGDSNEWHLWTTKDDNGEEHHVSVPLPIIIKDNEGWHTFLSSNIAHGHEHDGYTLEEGQVVSTKGIQKATLFALISGKQKSSDVYFDLSITKNAASMFLSVIFMLVVFISMARNYKKSQLPKGFGKIMEPVIVFIRDEVAIPNIGSVKYKRYMPYLLTAFFFIWFNNLFGLVPFFPGGSNLTGNIAITAVLAVITLLITLFSANKDYWKHIFMPPVPLLLYPIMVPIEIIGIFTKPFALMMRLFANITAGHIMILAIISLIFIFKSPFLGFASVPLALFVSVLELLVAALQAYIFTVLSALFIGIAVAEHEHEHGHEEHAH
- a CDS encoding outer membrane protein; protein product: MKKLLLASAIALFGLSNAQIAKGTAYLSGSVGYSQEESDNGNYKKENFNVLPTVGYFVGTNLAVGVGVGYQTEKTTQTTTLALPGAVNVTESIVKKPAFVVAPFVRKYWTLSDKLYIFGQLAVPMQFGKTETENNSVTTSGSTTVTNSTSTEAKYTKIGVTVKPGLDYFLNKNWSIEATIGEFGYSNYKPKDGDATNNYNFGLNLSSVTFGVKYVFAK
- the ffh gene encoding signal recognition particle protein — protein: MFNSLQDKLDKALHNLSGRGKITEINVAETVKEIRRALVDADVNYKVAKDLTKRVQDKALGENVLTSLTPGQLMTKIVHDELVDLMGGSQEGINLSGKPSVILIAGLQGSGKTTFSGKLANYLNTKKNKKPLLVACDVYRPAAIDQLKVLGGQIGVPVFTEEGSTNPSTIAENAINFAKANGHDVVIVDTAGRLAIDEQMMNEIKSVHYFIKPQETLFVVDSMTGQDAVNTAKAFNEALNFDGVVLTKLDGDTRGGAALTIRSVVEKPIKFISTGEKMEALDLFYPERMADRILGMGDVVSLVERAQEQFDEEEAKKLHKKIAKNEFGFDDFLKQINQIKKMGNMKDLMGMIPGVGKAIKDVEISDDAFKHIEAIIYSMTPDERRRPSIINTQRKQRIARGAGRKIEDVNQLMKQFDQMGKMMKMMQGPQGKQMMQMMSKMPNMPGMGGMMGK
- a CDS encoding dihydrolipoamide acetyltransferase family protein, which codes for MAEYKLLLPSMGEGVMEATIITWLFNEGDHVKEDDSVVEIATDKVDSDVPTPVSGKIIKILKQKDEVAKVGEAIAILEIEGEGGNTAEEVKTETPASAPDTQVLKTIEEPLKTGNSNVEFSGDLYLSPLVKSIAQQENISESELKSIKGSGLEGRITKEDILSYVSNRGSQPQAAPVQQAISAPQPVATTPVVTPISVSVGDEIIPMDRMRKIIAENMVKAKHIAPHVTSFIETDVTNVVKWRNKHKDLFEKREGEKLTFMPIFVKAIVKAIQDYPMINVSVNGDNIIKKKNINIGMATALPDGNLIVPVIKNADQLSLSGLAKAINDLAFRARNKKLRPEDTQGATYTISNVGSFGNLMGTPIIPQPQVAILAIGAIVKKPAVLETKDGDVIAIRQLMFMSHSYDHRVVDGSLGGMFLKHVHDYLQNWDLNTEV
- a CDS encoding PhoH family protein, with protein sequence MFELTYDLEDIDVKIFYGVNNQYFNLLKSSFPTLKITGRDHYILAKGNQEALDIFRQKLDDIVKFISKNNSIELKDVENLLNIKDENEKHLIFDQDIIVKGVNGKVIKAKTTNLKKLVKETEKKDMVFAIGPAGTGKTYTSVALAARALRDKEVKRIILTRPAVEAGESLGFLPGDLKEKLDPYLQPLYDALRDMIPHEKLEGFMEKKVIEVAPLAFMRGRTLDDAFVILDEAQNTTHAQMKMFLTRMGMNAKFIITGDPTQIDLPRNQQSGLKEAMRILHGVNEIGFVHLTEEDVVRHPVVRKIILAYNEEDKRLRD